One part of the Vicugna pacos chromosome 20, VicPac4, whole genome shotgun sequence genome encodes these proteins:
- the LOC140687757 gene encoding putative olfactory receptor 2B3, translating into MNWANESSSKDFILLGFSDKPWLQTPLLVLLLISYTVTIFGNVSIMMVCILDPKLHTPMYFFLTNLSILDLCYTTSTVPHMLTNICRNKKTISYGGCVAQLIIFLALGATECLLLAVMAFDRYVAICRPLHYIVIMNPWFCLKMIGFSWLTGFSNSVLQSSLTLNMPRCGHQEVDHFFCEVPALLKLSCADTKPIEAELFFFSVLILLIPVTLILISYGFIAQAVLRIRSAEGQRKAFGTCGSHMVVVSLFFGTSIYMYLQPPLSTSKDWGKMVSLFYGIFTPMLNPLIYSLRNKDMKEAFKRVMSIIFFYKK; encoded by the coding sequence ATGAATTGGGCAAATGAGAGCTCCTCAAAAGACTTTATACTACTTGGCTTTTCAGACAAGCCCTGGCTACAGACACCCCTTTTGGTGCTCCTGTTAATATCATACACAGTCACCATCTTTGGCAATGTATCCATCATGATGGTGTGCATTCTGGACCCCAAACTTCATACACCCATGTATTTCTTTCTCACTAATCTCTCCATTTTAGATCTCTGTTACACCACAAGCACTGTCCCTCATATGCTGACAAATATTTGTCGCAACAAAAAGACCATCAGCTATGGTGGCTGTGTGGCCCAACTCATCATCTTCCTGGCCCTGGGTGCTACTGAGTGTCTCCTGCTGGCTGTTATGGCCTTTGACAGGTATGTGGCAATTTGCAGACCACTCCACTATATAGTCATCATGAATCCTTGGTTCTGCTTAAAGATGATAGGCTTCTCATGGCTCACTggcttcagcaactcagtgttGCAGTCTTCCTTGACCCTTAACATGCCACGCTGTGGGCATCAGGAAGTGGACCACTTTTTCTGTGAGGTTCCTGCCCTTCTCAAGTTGTCATGTGCTGACACAAAGCCTATTGAGgctgagctctttttttttagtgtattaaTTCTGCTAATTCCAGTAACATTGATCCTCATCTCCTATGGCTTCATAGCTCAAGCAGTATTAAGAATCAGGTCAGCAGAAGGACAACGAAAAGCTTTTGGGACATGTGGGTCCCACATGGTTGTGGTGTCTCTCTTTTTTGGAACAAGCATCTACATGTATCTTCAACCACCTTTATCCACTTCTAAGGACTGGGGAAAGATGGTTTCCCTCTTCTATGGGATATTCACACCGATGTTGAACCCCCTCATCTACAGCCTTAGAAATAAAGATATGAAGGAAGCATTTAAAAGGGTGATGTCAATAATCTTCTTCTATAAGAAATAA
- the LOC102530150 gene encoding putative olfactory receptor 2B3: MNWANESSSKDFILLGFSDKPWLQTPLLVLLLISYTVTIFGNVSIMMVCILDPKLHTPMYFFLTNLSILDLCYTTSTVPHMLINICHNKKTISYGGCVAQLIIFLALGATECLLLAVMAFDRYVAICRPLHYIVIMNPKLCLKMVAFSWLTGFSNSVLQSSLTLNMPRCGHQEVDHFFCEVPALLKLLCTDTKPIEAEFFFLGVLILLIPVTLILISYGFIAQAVLRIRSAEGRRKAFGTCGSHVVVVSLFFGTGIYIYLQPPASTSKDWGKMVSLFYGIFTPMLNPLIYSLRNKDMKDAFKRVLPIILFYKK, encoded by the coding sequence ATGAATTGGGCAAATGAGAGCTCCTCAAAAGACTTTATACTACTTGGCTTTTCAGACAAGCCCTGGCTACAGACGCCCCTTTTGGTGCTCCTGTTAATATCATACACAGTCACCATCTTTGGCAATGTATCCATCATGATGGTGTGCATTCTGGACCCCAAACTTCATACACCCATGTATTTCTTTCTCACTAATCTCTCCATTTTAGATCTCTGTTACACCACAAGCACTGTCCCTCATATGCTGATCAATATTTGTCACAACAAAAAGACCATCAGCTATGGTGGCTGTGTGGCCCAACTCATCATCTTCCTGGCCCTGGGTGCTACTGAGTGTCTCCTGCTGGCTGTTATGGCCTTTGACAGGTACGTGGCGATTTGCAGACCACTCCACTATATAGTCATCATGAATCCTAAGTTGTGCTTAAAAATGGTAGCCTTCTCATGGCTCACTggcttcagcaactcagtgttGCAGTCTTCCTTGACCCTTAACATGCCACGCTGTGGGCATCAGGAAGTGGACCACTTTTTCTGTGAGGTTCCTGCTCTTCTCAAGTTGTTATGTACTGACACAAAGCCTATTGAGGCTGAGTTCTTTTTCTTAGGAGTATTAATTCTGCTAATTCCAGTGACATTGATCCTCATCTCCTATGGCTTCATAGCTCAAGCAGTATTGAGAATCAGGTCAGCAGAAGGACGACGAAAAGCTTTTGGGACATGTGGGTCCCACGTGGTTGTGGTGTCTCTCTTTTTTGGAACAGGCATCTACATATATCTACAACCACCTGCATCCACATCTAAGGACTGGGGAAAGATGGTTTCCCTCTTCTATGGGATATTCACACCTATGTTGAACCCTCTCATTTACAGCCTTAGAAATAAAGATATGAAGGACGCCTTCAAAAGGGTGTTGCCAATAATCCTTTTCTATAAGAAATAA
- the LOC102530406 gene encoding putative olfactory receptor 2B3 gives MNWANESSSKDFILLGFSDKPWLQTPLLVLLLISYTVTIFGNVSIMMVCILDPKLHTPMYFFLTNLSILDLCYTTSTVPHMLINICHNKKTISYGGCVAQLIIFLALGATECLLLAVMAFDRYVAICRPLHYIVIMNPWFCLKMIGFSWLTGFSNSVLQSSLTLNMPRCGHQEVDHFFCEVPALLKLSCADTKPIEAELFFFSVLILLIPVTLILISYGFIAQAVLRIRSAEGRRKAFGTCGSHMVVVSLFFGTGIYMYLQPPLSTSKDWGKMVSLFYGIFTPMLNPLIYSLRNKDMKEAFKRVMSIIFFYKK, from the coding sequence ATGAATTGGGCAAATGAGAGCTCCTCAAAAGACTTTATACTACTTGGCTTTTCAGACAAGCCCTGGCTACAGACGCCCCTTTTGGTGCTCCTGTTAATATCATACACAGTCACCATCTTTGGCAATGTATCCATCATGATGGTGTGCATTCTGGACCCCAAACTTCATACACCCATGTATTTCTTTCTCACTAATCTCTCCATTTTAGATCTCTGTTACACCACAAGCACTGTCCCTCATATGCTGATCAATATTTGTCACAACAAAAAGACCATCAGCTATGGTGGCTGTGTGGCCCAACTCATCATCTTCCTGGCCCTGGGTGCTACTGAGTGTCTCCTGCTGGCTGTTATGGCCTTTGACAGGTATGTGGCGATTTGCAGACCACTCCACTATATAGTCATCATGAATCCTTGGTTCTGCTTAAAGATGATAGGCTTCTCATGGCTCACTggcttcagcaactcagtgttGCAGTCTTCCTTGACCCTTAACATGCCACGCTGTGGGCATCAGGAAGTGGACCACTTTTTCTGTGAGGTTCCTGCCCTTCTCAAGTTGTCATGTGCTGACACAAAGCCTATTGAGgctgagctctttttttttagtgtattaaTTCTGCTAATTCCAGTGACATTGATCCTCATCTCCTATGGCTTCATAGCTCAAGCAGTATTGAGAATCAGGTCAGCAGAAGGACGACGAAAAGCTTTTGGGACATGTGGGTCCCACATGGTTGTGGTGTCTCTCTTTTTTGGAACAGGCATCTACATGTATCTTCAACCACCTTTATCCACTTCTAAGGACTGGGGAAAAATGGTTTCCCTCTTCTATGGGATATTCACACCAATGTTGAACCCCCTCATCTACAGCCTTAGAAATAAAGATATGAAGGAAGCATTTAAAAGGGTGATGTCAATAATCTTTTTCTATAAGAAATAA